The window CCCCTCCCCGTCCCGCTTCCCGACGCCGTCGCTGCCCCGTGCCAACCGGATCGCGCTGCCCTCCGCCACGCCGGAATCGGTCCGCGCCGCGGCGCAGGTATCGCCGCCGCCCGCCGCCGCGCCAGAGCCGGTCCGGGCCGCGGCGCAGGTGTCGCCACCGCCGTCCGCCCACGTGCGGACGCCCGCCGAGGGGCAGTCGCCGGCCCGGCCGCCCGCGCCGGTCGAGCCCTCTCCGCAGGTCGAGCCGGCCGCGCCGGTCGAGCCGCCGCCCTCAGCCGGGCGGTCGCAGCGGGGTGGCGGTGGCAGGTTGTGGCAGGTCGTGGTCGGCGGCGCGGCCGTCCTCGCGCTGCTGGCGCTCTGCGGCCTCGGTGCCGCCGCCCTGCTGGCCGAGCGCAACGGGACGCCGCAGAACACGCCCACGTCCCGACCGGAGGCGGCCGAGTCCGCCGACGTCGGGGCGCAGCCGCTCGACTCGCGGGACACCGACCAGGCGCCGCTGACCGCCAAGGAACTCTTCCCCGGCAAGCAGCTCGTCGTCGCGGACGGGGAGCCCGCCTACAAGGTGTTGAAGAGCCAGTCCAGCGCCGCCTGCGCGGTGGCGGCCACCGGTGAGGTCGCCGACCTGCTGGTCCGCCTCGGCTGCACCCAGGTGGTCCGGGCCACGCTGCGGACGCCCGACGGCGGCCACCTCGTCACCACCGGCTTGTTCAACCTGACCGACCGGGCCAACGCCGAACGCGCCCGCGACCGGATCCGCCTGCTGCTCGACGAGCGCGAGGGCCGGTTCCGGGGCATGGCGGCCGACGAGGACAGCGCGGCGATCGCCACCGCGCCGGCCCGCGTCGGCTGGCAGGTGCGCGGCCACTACCTCGCGTACGCGGTGGTCACCCGCAGCGACGGCGAGACGATCGGGTCCGGCGACACGAAGGCCCGGGAGATCCTCTTCGACATGATCGAGCTGCACCTCAACCGGGGCGTGCTGGAGCGCCGGGCGGACGGCGGCACGGCCGGCCAGCCGACCGACGAGGGCGCGAGCGACACCGGCAGGCAGGACGGGGGCGACTGACCGGGCCGCAACGGCGAGCGCGCGCAACGGGTACGTGGGCCACGGCCGCGTACCCGTTCCGCGTCCCGCCCCCGGCCACCTACGTCCGGAGCTCGACCCGGTGTGCCCGCAACAGGTCGAGCATCCGGTCGTGCGGCACCGCGTGCTTGACCCGCCCCTTGACCCCGACGGTGGTGCGCGCCATGAACAGCGAGTTCAGCAGTGCCTCCTCCACGGCCTCCAGCACCGCCGCGAAGACCGGCTCCAGGTCGGACTCCGGCGCCGTCGGTGCCTGCGTGTCGGCGGTGGAGAACGCCAGGGCGTAGTCGCCGCTGCCGCCGGCGAAGTCCGAACCGACCCGCGCCATGGCGAAGACGGCCCGACGGGCCACCCGACCCAGTTGCCGCGCGTCGAGGCGGCCGTCCGTGGCGACCACGATGACGCAGGAGTTCCCCGGTTGCTCCGGCCGGCCCGGCAGCGACAGGCTCGGCACTCCCACCTGCTCGGGGCGGATCGGCACCCCGCACACCTGTAGCAGGCCGGAGAAGTTGGACTGCACCAGCACACCGACGGTGATGGAGCCACGGGAGGTCGTGGCGAGCCGCGAGGACGTGCCGATGCCGGCCTTGAAGCCGAGGGCCGCCGTGCCCGTACCGGCGCCGACGGCACCCTCCGCTGGCAGTCCGCCGCGGGCCTCCGCCAGCGCCGCGAGGACGTGCTGCTCCCGCACCGGCCGGGCCCGGATGTCGGACAGGAACCCGTCGTTGGTCTCCGCCACCACCGGGTTCAGCGACTCGGCCGTCTCCCGGCCCGGCTGCCCGAGCATGTACGTGACCAGCGCGTCCGCGGCCCGGAACGTCGACAGCGTCGCGGTCAGCACCACGGGCGTCTCGATCTCGCCCAGCTCGGCCACCTGGGTCGAGCCGACCATCTTGCCGTGCCCGTTGCCCACGAACAGCCC is drawn from Micromonospora sp. NBC_01740 and contains these coding sequences:
- a CDS encoding P1 family peptidase; translation: MQEPRRGRDLGIVVGTLPTGPLNAVTDVPGVRVGHTTLVEGDSIRSGVTAIVPDQLTDRRSLPAGLFVGNGHGKMVGSTQVAELGEIETPVVLTATLSTFRAADALVTYMLGQPGRETAESLNPVVAETNDGFLSDIRARPVREQHVLAALAEARGGLPAEGAVGAGTGTAALGFKAGIGTSSRLATTSRGSITVGVLVQSNFSGLLQVCGVPIRPEQVGVPSLSLPGRPEQPGNSCVIVVATDGRLDARQLGRVARRAVFAMARVGSDFAGGSGDYALAFSTADTQAPTAPESDLEPVFAAVLEAVEEALLNSLFMARTTVGVKGRVKHAVPHDRMLDLLRAHRVELRT